The genomic region GAAGGAAAACAGCTTCATGCCCAAGTTGTGAAGATGCAACATTTATCAGAAACAGCTGTGAGTAATGTGCTTTTGACAATGTATAGCAAGTGTGGGGCAATGGAGGAAGCTGAATCACTGTTTAACCGTCTTCCACAAAGGAACCTCATTTCATGGACTGCAATTATTAATGGATTATATAAGCATGAGGATTTTGAGAAAGCTATGATGCTGTTCTGCTTGatgagagagaatgggattgAACCAAATGAGTACACATTTACAATTGCTCTTGCATCTTGTAGAAGTGTGAAGAATCTTGATAATGGTCGTTTGCTTCATGCTTTAGTTATTAAAAGGGGGATGGCTTTGGGTGAATTTGTTGGGACTGCAATTATAGATATGTACTCTGAGCTTGGACAAATGGATGATGCAGAAAAgcatttcaagggaatgggAACTTTGGCCTCTAAAGTATCATGGAATGCCCTAACCAAGGGTTTAGTTCACAATGAGAAAGCCCATGACGCTTTGGATGCTTTTAGTGAAATGGTAAGAAAAGATACTGCATGTGATGAGTTTACCTTTTCCATCATTCTGAAAGCTTGTGCTTCCTTACCATCATTCACAAGTTGCCAGCAGATACATGCTCGGGTAGTGAAAGCTAACTTTGACACAAACATGCATGTGGGAAGCTCATTGATAGAAGCTTATACTAAATGTGGGAGCGTAGAAGATGCAGAGCGGGTTTTCAGTCAGATTTCAGTACCAGATGTCATATCATGGAACTCAGTCATCAAAGCGTATTCGCAGAACAGCAATCCAAGAAGGGCTATATCACTGTTTAGGGGGATGATTGACAAAGGATTTAGACCAACAGGTTCCACTTTCCTCGCTGTTCTTTCTGCATATAGCCACTCTGGCAAAATCCAAGATGGCCAAGAAATATTTCAATCAATGGTAAGAGAATTTGGTATCTTACCAGAAGAAGCACATTATAGTTGCATGGTGGACTTACTAGGAAGATCTGGACAACTGGAAAAGGCACTTGATTTCATAAACAACTTGCCCATCAAACCTACAGCTTCAATATGGACACCTCTACTTGCAGCTTGCCGGTGCCACAACAATCTCCAAATGGCAGAATTTGTTGCAAAGCACATACTAGCTTTGGACCAGAATGCTGCAACAGTTTATGTTACCCTCTCAAATATGTATGCCGAAGCAAGGCAATTGGTCGATGCAGAAAACCAGAGAAAGCTGATGAAACTAAAGGAGGTTACAAAGGAACCAGGATGTAGTTGGATAGAAGTAAAAAACAAGATacacaaattcttttctctCGATAGAACACACCCCGAATCTGCAAAAATATACAATAAGTTGAACCAAGTAATGATACAAATAAAAGACAATGCATCCACAAATGCAAATCCCTTGTATCCAGAGGAAGATTCTTGCCTATACCacagtgagaaacttgcaGTTTGCTTCGGCCTAATAAGCTTGCCAGCGGGAAAGCCGGTCAGAGTTTTCAAGAACCTCAGAGTTTGCACTGATTGTCATATGTTTATGAAGTTTGCATCGATGATTACAGAACGAGTTATAGTGTTAAGTGATAATTATAGGTTTCATCACTTCAACAAAGGTTGCTGCTCCTGTCGAGATTATTGGTAATGTAATGCTTTGGAGAACATGAACAATACATAAGCTTCATTCCCAGCTCCTACATCAGTTCATCGAAGTCAAAGTGCTATTATCACGATCAAACGGCTCATAACAATCAGATTTTGCAAACCCCACAATGGGTCCCTTTTAGTGTCAAAGTAAGCATGATCAATGTCTAACATTGTGAGGTTATAAAtgttatattttcttttcagaTACTACCCAAGTGGGCCCCTACTGAAACTATATATTTACAAGTTATAATGTTATAACTTATAACTGAAACGCATCTGCCCTTTTCCCGCCTTTAAAGGTTATCAACGGCAAAGCAATTCTTGGGGACccacaaaacaaaaatcacCATCATGCACCGTTTATCTCCCTCATTTACTGATGCCTACGCCAATCTTTTAGAAATCTACGCTCGTGATCGAGCGCTGAAATCGGGAAGACTACTCCACGCGCACCTGATCATCAATGGGTTGGCTCGTTTGACTGATTTAGCCTCCAAGTTCAAAGCTTTTTACACTGAGTGTGGCCAAATATCAGATGCTCGTAAACTGTTCGATAAAATTCCCAAAACAAATGTCAGTCGTTGGACTTCCATCATAGGGGCATATTGTCAACGTGGGTATTATCAGGAGGCAATAAATGTTTTCTCTGAAATGCAAGCAGAAGGTTTGGGAGTTAACATATATGTTATCCCCAGGATTTTGAAGGCTTGTGGGCACGTTTTGGATCAAGAAACAGGAGAGAAAATACATTGCTCGTGCCTCAAGAAATCCTTTGAAACTGATGCTTTTGTTACTAGTTCTCTTATTTTTATGTACTCGAAATGTGGGCAAGTTGAAAAGGCGAAAAAAGTGTTTGATGGGATGTTTGAGAAAGATTTGGTAGCTTTGAATGCTGTTGTTTCAGGATATGCTCAAAAGGGGCTTGTAGAAGAAGGGTTACGTTTGGTATTGGAGATGAAATTGATGGGAATGAGGCCTGATGTGGTTACTTGGAACACTTTGATAGCTGGTTTTTCAAAGAAGGATGAACATTGGATGGTGTCTAAAGTTCTTGAATTGATGTTGGCTTATGGGATTGAGACTGATGTGGTATCCTGGACTTCTGTCATATCGGGGCTTGTGCAGAATTTTCGATATGATGAGGCTTTTGGTAGTTTTAAGAAGATGATTAAGCAAGGGCTCTATCCAAGTTCAGCCACAATTAGTAGTCTTTTGCCTGCTTGCATGAGTGCAGTGAATTTGAAGCTTGGGAAGGAGGTCCATGGATATGCGTTGGTGATTGGCgctgaaaatgatatttatgtGAAGAGTGCTCTTGTTGATATGTATGCTAAGTGTGGCTTTATATCTGAAGCAAGAactttgttttataaaatgtCTGAAAGGAACACTGTTACTTGGAATTCAATGATCTTTGGGTATGCAAATCATGGATTCTGTGAGGAAGCAATTGACCTTTTCAGACAGATGGAGGAGGAGGGGAAGAAGCCAGATCACTTGACTTTCACAGCAGTCCTCACTGCTTGTAGTCATGCTGGATTGGTTGAGCTTGGACAGAGTTTATTCAACTTGATGCCCGAGAAGTACAAGATTACCCCAAGATCAGAGCATTATGCTTGCCTAGTAGATCTTTTTGGTCGAGCAGGAAAAGTTAATGAGGCTTATGATGTTATTAAGACCATGCCTATAGAACCAGATTTATTTGTATGGGGGGCACTATTAGGAGCATGTAGGACCCATGGGAATATTCATCTTGCTGAGCTAGCAGCTAAACATTTGCGAGAGCTCGAGCCTGGTAGCACAGGAAACAATTTGCTGTTGGCAAATTTATATGCTGATGTTGGCAGTTGGGGAAATGTTTTAAGGTTAAAGAAGGtgataaagaaaaggaagctGAGAAAATTTCTGGGATGCAGTTGGTTAGAAGGTTCCTAATGCTTAAGCATGATTTCTTAAAACGTCACGTATTGTCCCCGAGGATGATTGATATTCCTCGTGCTTTATATTATGATTTTCTCAAGCTCACTTGTGCAGTTCCCTCATCAATGGTTTGGCTTCGGGATTACAGCTCCTTCATGCCTTGCATTCTCATGAAAGGATGATTGGAAGCTATAGCAGAGCCCTAAGGTAAGGCTTCTACTGCTTTCCCTAGAGTATCTTTCTTTTCTGCTGGAAAAGTTCAAACTGCCTTGTACATATTGCATCCATCCGCTACATTTAGTTGAAAGAACTCAAAACTTCCACAAGCTAAGAAGTTGTGGATGAAGTTTGGGGATGCTCAGATccaaaaagacaaaaagatgGGGCATAAAGTTATTCGGGTTAATGAATCCTTCTTGAGGGGACCATGTAAAAAGGCTTGAAACGGTTGGACTGCAGCGCAGGAATGTTGTTCAGAGGCGGCTGCGAAGGCATTCCGGTGGAACTTTTCAGAGAGGCACCAgtagaaaagataaaaagaaaagaccaaGAATATTCGAACTGGTGGTAGCCTGCTATATAGTTTTGATTTCAAATGGAGATATTGTTAGCTCCTCTGTCATGTCGACATTTACATTCCACATGAAATTGCTTGAGCTTCAAAACGAATCCAGACCCTCCAACATTCACCTTTACATGcaccttttctttctttctttctttttttttttttttttttccatttgttctcttttccagtcaaattttcattctttttggTTTGCTTTGAAAGACTACAACCAGCACAATGTGAGGCCAGAAACAAAATTCCCCATAATTCCTTGTTGTTGGGTTAACTATGCTGACGTTCAATAATCTTCCAAATATCTGGTTAAGTACAAAGATGCCCATACAAAGGAATAAAGTACTTTAAAATCTCAAACCTGCAAAAGTATATAAaacaatagaataaagaatcCGATATTGATTTGATAATTTCTTCCCTAATAACCCAAAAATTTGCCAATATTTGGGTAGTGACATGTTGGAACAACCATTGCCCTTGCCGAAAGGTCAATTCTCGGGTATCAGCATGTGCTTCTTTGTTATCCTTGATTGGCAACAAGTTGCAGAACTAGTGACAAACAAGCTCCTGCCAGAAACAGAAGAGAATTGCTCCAAAATAGAAGTTCTGACAAATAGTAAACTTGGCCAAATCAATCAATGTGTCCCACGCCCAACCCAACTCATAGTTTTGTATGCATTCATAATTACGAGCACTCACTCACTTAAAATACtgaaagaaaataatcaaACAAGCAAAATAAAGTTTGTTTTGGAATTTGTATAATTTGAGGATGTAGAGAAATTGCAGGATTGGCTGCTAATTACTTCAAGCCAAAGggaaaaaggatgaaaagttttcaataaataaagagGCCAAAAGTTCATAAAGTCATTGATCCAATAACAAGCAAGATGGGTGATGGACTTTTGCTTAGCTTTTTTATTGGCTTTTTGTTTCTTGGCCAAAAAGAAAGTTTAATATATTCAATAATACACAGGTTAATGGCCAAGGTAAGAATGTAGTTTTCCGACTTGCTCTAGTTAAGGTAGAGGCTGAGTAAACAGCCGGGGTACGTCCATGCTGCTATCAGGTAATAAGCTAGGTAGAAGATGTAATATATGCAGAGAACTTCTGTCTGCCATCAAGTAAATCAAGGAAGCAATTCACTGAGAGATTTTATCTCTTTGCCAGGTTCAAATTCAAGTCTCATTCATAGCTTGAAAACTCCACTCAAATATCTCCAAATGCTTCATCAGGATTGGAATCCATCTGTCTGTCAAGAAACCATGAGAACACAGCCATTTCAGAGAGTCAAGTGAACACCaagttgctcaaaatttcTGAATCTACAACAGAAATTAATGATCCATGATGAATTTGTAACGCAAcgatttaatttgaaatttcaaaaacacGAGAAAGAAATCAACAAGCAGCAAACATGAGAAACATCAAATTAAGCAACGGTCTTTCTGAAAAACAGgcaaaattatgttttatcACTAACTAATCAAGAGCAACCTGAAACAAAACCACTTAAACTAAGGTCATTGAACCAGTCTAGCTACATCAACTACTACCGTGAATGCAAGGAAtggggagaaaagaaaaggaagatggAAATAGGATAAAATTTGCGATGCAAAAGGTAAATGAAGCAGACAGTTCTGTTCAAaagaacatataaaaatataaatacacATAGAAACAacagctaaaaaaaaaaaataagcacTACCGCAGAGCTGCATAAAGTTAGAAGCCAATAGCTCAAAGATAGCGCCGAGGCATGTACGAGCTCCCATATACAGAAGAAGAGAGGGTAAACTGCCTAGAAATGCGTCTATTCATCTTGTGAACTAAGTCACAGTCTAGACAATCAACTAGATACTAAATCATAGAGTGACTCTGTATGCAGAAAAGGCATCAATCATAATCAAGTAAAACTAATACAGGAACCTCAAAGCCAAAAAGGATTCCTTTTCTTGTAGATGAGTATGAATACAAAATTATTGCCTCTTAATCCTGTTTAAACCATGTCGTCACATCCATTCCCCATAACAACAAAATAATCTAAACTAAATCGCTTTCCATTCCATTCAAAACTCCAAGCAAGTTCCAGAACCAACAGTTTATATAGCACTGTACATCTCGAAATTACTTTTAACTTCaaaaaaccgtaattttcaaGCAAATTAACGCTttctaaaattcaattttcagCAAAAGGAAGTtactttgaaaataaaaattcagacTTTTCAACAAAACCCATATACATCTACCAGTCAACCAATCAATGAAgctaaaaattcatattataAGAACggtaaaagaaagaaaagaactgACCTTCGTACAAAAATACAACTAATTTAACTTATCATTGGGAGCCATATGATGGGGATACGACACTACAGAACCATATTTATTCCCACCAGAGCAATCACTCCGCTGGATAATCCCATACGGATTCGCTTCATACCcattttgatgatgatgctgTTGCtgatggtgatgatgataCCCTGCTTGATGCATCCCCACATGTCCATACATCGGCATCGGCATTGGCATCATTGGTGCCCCATAAGGCATCGGTATAGCCATCCCCATATGCCCATTCCCATTCGCactaccaccaccaccacttCCGTCGCCGCCGCCGCCGCCGCTTCCACCCTGATGAAGACTCTGCGGCACCGGCGTTGATGCAAACAGCTGATCGGAAGACGATGGGCCTTCGTTGCTTAACCCTTGCATTCTTCTCAAGTAAAGCCGATATTTTTGCAAATGACTGGCGACGTTCTCGCGGGTCAAGCCTTCGACGTTCATTAACTGCATGATCGTTTTGGGAACCGCGTTTTTGATCCCCAAATGGGCCACCACATCAACGAATCTCTTATGCAGTTGCGGCGTCCACACTAAACGCGGTCGTTTCAACGTCCTCGCCGACGGATCCTCCGAATTCTCCGTCGTCCTAACCGCTGAATCCGCTTCCTCGGCAATATCCATCTTCCTCATCTTCTTCGGGTCTGATCCGGATCCCGAACCCGACCCGTCCCCCACTGGTTCAACTACCATCGGGTCATTGAAAGAACgaaaattgttattattattattattattattattattgttgttaTTGGTAGTGGAGGAGTGGGACCCGGTGGAACGGAGAGAGGAGAGGGTACTGTGAGAAGCGCGGTTGACGTCGAGAGTGGTCCGACGAGGCTCCGGCGAGATGCTGAAAGCGGAGGCGAGTTCCGGTGGGATTAAGGATTGTGATAACGGAGTTAAATCATCGGTGTTAGGTAATCCCATCTCCCATTCGAGAACTCTTTCTTCATCGTCGTCGTCGTCAACGACGGCAGCTGTGGCGGTTGCGGTGGCTGCAGCGGCGGTGACCTCTTCATCCTCTCCGCCATTAGCTTCGTATTCACTCATATTCACTTCTTCCCCCATATAAATTTCTCCTTTTCCGGCCCTCAAATTAGagattttcttgaaattcttaTTACGGTTTTTCGGACCGTGTTGTTTGGACCGGGAAGAAGGAGTAAAAATTGAAGAGATTTTTCAGATATTTGCGTGAAAATCGGGGGGCTGTTTgggaggaaagaaaaaatgaaattcgcttttttaagggaaaaagaaaggaaaaggaagagaaaaaaaaaagtgcaaTATCTGATTCCAGATCGGTCTAGCGGTACTGCCAACGTGGACGACTTAGCCAGATATTTTTGATCCGCTAAATATCTCTCTCCTTCCTTAACATCAAAATCAGGGCTTCTCCAATTACGTTTTGCCACGTAATCCATTTGTGGGTCGTACGGATGGAACCGGTCGTGCTGGATCGTCGGTGGTGGGGGGATTTTATTACGGAAACGCCCGTGCTCGGATTGGAAGATAGGCGGCCAAGTAAGCAAAGTAGGTGCACTTTTGAGGGTGTTTCGGGGAATGTGGTGGCTAGAATTTTTCTGGACGGTTTTGCGCTTGCCCGTCTTTTTCAAAGCGGACCGACCAATGGGAGAAGAGGATGTTGGTGAACAGCTGGAAGGAGAGACGTGGACAAATTTAGGACTGACAGCGTGGAACGTCTCAACCGTTAGATGGAAAACTGCGCACGATGAATGGGCGGACGATCTTAGGATGGATTTGAGTATAACAAGGTTTACAATAAGATGAGATGCGGATGAGTAAACCCTTGGCTTATCCACTTTCAGACCAATAGTTGTTTATGTTATGTAAGAATATAAAATTGACCCAAAAAGAGCTAAATCTGACGACTAGGGTACTCCGTGCCAAAAGTGGATGCTTACTACATGTTATCTTACATTATTTCCAAGGAATTGCTAAAGAATtccaagaaaaaataataaattaaaaaaaaacattaatcattttttatttgaaaaatacgTCCACCGTCATTATTTATATCTATTCATTTTCGAACCTAAACTATAAGTGATGACAATTAATATCTTGAAATCGATTGGAGATACCATACTATTTAATCAAAGATTAGGTCATGttgaaataaaattgtaaGGCTACTTGTGATCAAATACCATAAATAGTTTTTAGTTAGGTACCATCAAGACTTAGGTAATGTTTGGTACGAGAGAAGTGAGAGTACATTCTCTACAATATatccaattaaattatattatagtGTTTGTTTTGCAACAGATCACTGCAATATAAAATTGCAATGCAATTTCATTACAGTCAAATgatgtaatgtgattataGTCTAAAACTaatacaatcacattacattgcaCTCTATAATATTCTTAAAGACACTTTTACCCTTCAACtttattatcttattaaaaatattatgtaacattataatttaaaaaagaatatattaaaataaaatatataatataaaaattaaaataaaataaaataaaatataagaaattaaaattgatataatataggtaaaagatattaaaataaaatatataatataaaattttatattaaaaaataaaatatataatatataatattattataagaaataaaaataacatatatgacattaaaaaaatattaaagagatgatattacataaaaattaacaataaaaaatataagtatattaaacttgtatttaataaatagaggtaattttaaaaattaacattacatcCTCAACAAAATACTTATAAATCAAACGAtgcaattttttctttcctacattttaatcattattttactTGCATATCAAATactgtaatattattttctctacaatcacattacttataattacattatttataatcatattatattGTAAAGTAT from Theobroma cacao cultivar B97-61/B2 chromosome 9, Criollo_cocoa_genome_V2, whole genome shotgun sequence harbors:
- the LOC18590647 gene encoding transcription factor LUX; this encodes MGEEVNMSEYEANGGEDEEVTAAAATATATAAVVDDDDDEERVLEWEMGLPNTDDLTPLSQSLIPPELASAFSISPEPRRTTLDVNRASHSTLSSLRSTGSHSSTTNNNNNNNNNNNNNNFRSFNDPMVVEPVGDGSGSGSGSDPKKMRKMDIAEEADSAVRTTENSEDPSARTLKRPRLVWTPQLHKRFVDVVAHLGIKNAVPKTIMQLMNVEGLTRENVASHLQKYRLYLRRMQGLSNEGPSSSDQLFASTPVPQSLHQGGSGGGGGDGSGGGGSANGNGHMGMAIPMPYGAPMMPMPMPMYGHVGMHQAGYHHHHQQQHHHQNGYEANPYGIIQRSDCSGGNKYGSVVSYPHHMAPNDKLN
- the LOC18590646 gene encoding pentatricopeptide repeat-containing protein At5g59600, with amino-acid sequence MHRLSPSFTDAYANLLEIYARDRALKSGRLLHAHLIINGLARLTDLASKFKAFYTECGQISDARKLFDKIPKTNVSRWTSIIGAYCQRGYYQEAINVFSEMQAEGLGVNIYVIPRILKACGHVLDQETGEKIHCSCLKKSFETDAFVTSSLIFMYSKCGQVEKAKKVFDGMFEKDLVALNAVVSGYAQKGLVEEGLRLVLEMKLMGMRPDVVTWNTLIAGFSKKDEHWMVSKVLELMLAYGIETDVVSWTSVISGLVQNFRYDEAFGSFKKMIKQGLYPSSATISSLLPACMSAVNLKLGKEVHGYALVIGAENDIYVKSALVDMYAKCGFISEARTLFYKMSERNTVTWNSMIFGYANHGFCEEAIDLFRQMEEEGKKPDHLTFTAVLTACSHAGLVELGQSLFNLMPEKYKITPRSEHYACLVDLFGRAGKVNEAYDVIKTMPIEPDLFVWGALLGACRTHGNIHLAELAAKHLRELEPGSTGNNLLLANLYADVGSWGNVLRLKKVIKKRKLRKFLGCSWLEGS
- the LOC18590645 gene encoding pentatricopeptide repeat-containing protein At2g03880, mitochondrial — encoded protein: MTSVSKMYVNKSFPSSFPWSVKDQTVLQICSFPVTSVSSEQNLVKNECLVFAQMPKRISVSTHYHETGMGEKGDLQRNVLDSSHLISVLKFCVAEGCFELGRSYHALIAKIGLDEDEFVGTSLIDMYAKCGDMDSAVVLFNQMPRLDVASCNCLISGYASCGLFDEAFSFFMKFDSFGNKPNPYTYSTMLSICGTLSVIEEGKQLHAQVVKMQHLSETAVSNVLLTMYSKCGAMEEAESLFNRLPQRNLISWTAIINGLYKHEDFEKAMMLFCLMRENGIEPNEYTFTIALASCRSVKNLDNGRLLHALVIKRGMALGEFVGTAIIDMYSELGQMDDAEKHFKGMGTLASKVSWNALTKGLVHNEKAHDALDAFSEMVRKDTACDEFTFSIILKACASLPSFTSCQQIHARVVKANFDTNMHVGSSLIEAYTKCGSVEDAERVFSQISVPDVISWNSVIKAYSQNSNPRRAISLFRGMIDKGFRPTGSTFLAVLSAYSHSGKIQDGQEIFQSMVREFGILPEEAHYSCMVDLLGRSGQLEKALDFINNLPIKPTASIWTPLLAACRCHNNLQMAEFVAKHILALDQNAATVYVTLSNMYAEARQLVDAENQRKLMKLKEVTKEPGCSWIEVKNKIHKFFSLDRTHPESAKIYNKLNQVMIQIKDNASTNANPLYPEEDSCLYHSEKLAVCFGLISLPAGKPVRVFKNLRVCTDCHMFMKFASMITERVIVLSDNYRFHHFNKGCCSCRDYW